GCCGCGGCCGGGCGCGGCGAGCTGGGCCCGGCGGGGGTGGTGGCCGCGTCGGGGGGCAACGCCGGGCTGGCGGTGGCGTACGCCGCGGCCCGGCAGGGCGCGGCCGCCCGGGTGTACGTGCCGACGACGGCGCCCGCGGTGAAGGTCGCCCGGCTGCGGGAGCTCGGCGCCGACGTCGTCGGGGTCGGGGACCGCTACGCGCTGGCCTACGAGGCCGCCGTCGCCGACGCGGAGCGGACCGGGGCGCTGTTCTGCCACGCCTACGACCAGCCGGAGGTCTGCGCCGGGCAGGGCACGCTGGCCCTGGAGCTGCTCGACCAGGTGGACGGCGGGGTCGACACCGTGCTCGTGGCGGTCGGCGGCGGCGGGCTGATGGCCGGGGTGGCGGCCGCGCTGGAGGGCCGGGCGCGGGTGGTCGGCGTCGAGCCGCGCACCGTCGGCACGTTCGCCGCCGCCCTGGCCGCCGGGGAGCCGGTCGACGTGCCGGTGTCCGGCGTCGCGGCGGACTCCCTGGGTGCGACCCGGCTGGGGGCCGTCGCCTGGGCGGTGGCCGGGCGCACCGGCGCCGGGTCGGTGCTGGTGGACGACGCCGACGTGGTGGCCGCCCGGCTGTCCCTGTGGGAGGACCACCGGCTGGTCGTCGAGCACGGCGCGGCGAGCGTGGTGGCGGCGCTGCGCTGCGGCGCCTACCGGCCCGAGCCGGGCGAGCGCGTGGTGGCGGTGCTGTGCGGGGCGAACACCGCGGTGGCCGACCTGACCCCCGAGGCGCCGCTGCGCTGACGGGCCGGCGCTACCCGCCGGCCGCCGGCCGCCCGGCGCGCGGGAGGGCGAGTGCGGCGAGCAGCCCGGCGGCCAGCACGCCGGTGGTGACCGCGAAGGCCACCTGGTAGGACGCGACGTCGGTCAGCCAGCCGGCGGCCAGCGGCCCGACGATGGCGCCCAGGTCGGCCGACATCTGGAACACCGCCACCACCCGGCCGCCGCGCGCGGGGCTGACGTCGGCGACCAGCGCGGCCGGCACGCTGGCCAGGAAGGACGCGCCCAGCCCGAAGGCCGCCATCGACAGCAGGAACACCCACAGGGCAGGCGGTGCGACGAGCGCGGCGGTCGACGCGGTGGCCAGTGAGGCGCCGAGGACCAGCGCCGGTCGCCGTCCCCAGGTGTCGGCGAGCGCGCCGGAGCGCAGCAGGCCCAGGGCCTGGGCCACCGAGCCGGCCAGCAGCCCGGCGCCGGCCCAGGCGACGGTGCGGCCCAGCTCCTCGGTCACGTACAGCGGCACCAGGGAGTTGCGGACGCCGAACAGGACCCAGCCCACGCCGAGGTTGGCGACCAGCGCGGCCAGGTACACCCGCGACCGCAGCGCCGTGCCCAGCGGGACGGGGTCGGGTTCGGGCCCCGACGCCGTCCCGGCGGCCTGCTCCCGGCGGGTGGCCGAGGGGCGCAGCAGCACCATCGCCACCGATCCGGCCAGCAGCAGGAAACCGGCGTAGAGGAAGAACGGCAGGCGCGGGGAGAGCTCGGCGAGCAGCCCGCCGGCCGCAGGACCGGCGATCCCACCGAGGATGAACCCGCCCTGCCAGGTGGCGGCGGCCCGGCCGCGGTGCGACGGCGGCGCCACCCGCAGCAGCAGGGACAGCGCGGCGACGGTGAACATGGCGCTGCCCACGCCACCGGCGGCGCGCAGGGCGAGGAACAGCGGGAAGCCCGTCGCCAGGCCGGCCAGGCCGGTGGTGACCGCCACGATGGTCAGTCCGGCCGACAGCACCGTCCGCTCGCCGAACCGCTCGACCAGCGAGCCGCCGCCGAAGGCCGAGACGAACCGGAAGAACGCGAAGGCGCTGACGGCCAGCCCGACGGCCGTGGTGCCGACGCCGAAGTCCCGGACGTAGAGCGGGATGGCGGGGGCGACGATGCCGAAGCCGAGGGCGACCACGAAGGCGACGACGGCCAGGATGCCGACCTCGCGGGGCAGCTCGCTCCGCCCCCGCCACAGCACACCCCGGATGCTCGCACGGTGGCGGTGCGCGTCCGCCGAAGGCCGGGCGGCCCACCGGCACGCCCTGCGGGGGACCGCAGGACGTGCCGGTGGACCTCGCTGTCAGCTGTCGATGGCCCAGCTGTCACCTGACCGGGTGGCTAACTGCGCATGCGCTGCGCACGCGCTATGCTGTGATCCATGAGCAACCACCGCAAGGTCAAGCCCGCCGGGACGAGCACGTCGGAGTCGGACAAGGTCATCGCCCTGTACCACCGGGTGTTCGCAACCGAGGACTTCGACACCGCCGCCGACATGATCTTCCAGACCGTGAAGAAGGCGGCCGTCGAGCACGCGGGCAAGCCGCGGCACCTATACCTCGACATCGACGGGCACCGCAACGACGCGGGCGGGTTCGACCACGACATGTGCGAGCTGCAGAAGCACTTCCTCATCGGCTACCTGATGCATTGGCTGACCGAGCTGCACCTGCCCGTCATGCAGGGCAGCGCCGTCCGCAACCCCAACCAGCGGGAGGACCTGCCCAAGCACCTCAACGTGCTGTCCGGGATGGACGCCGACGACCGTGAGGAGGCGCTGCGCCAGTCCGCCGCCGCGGCCGGTGCGCCGGTGTTCGACCCTGGGACCGGTGAGCACGTCGCCGCCGACGGCGCCCAGTCCCGGATGCCCAGCGAGGGCTGATGGCCTCGATTCGCCGGCTGCCGTCGGGCCGCTTCCAGGCCGCGGTGCTGCTCGACGACGGCCACCGAACCACCACGACGAAGGACACGCTGGAGGACGCGACCGCCTGGGCCGCCCAGGTGGAGGACGAGCGAAACCGGCGCCGGGCCGAGCAGCGGCACCTGGATGAGGAGGCGAGCACTCGAATCGTGCTGGGTGCGGTGCGGCAGTTGCTTGAGGACGGCCGGCTCTCGCATGAGCAGCTGCGGGAGCTGCGGGAGCTGCTCGACCGGCCGAGGACGCCGCCGACGTGACGCGGCGCGAGTAGCCGCGTGGCTAACGGATGCGGCGTGTTGGCCGGGACCGGCGCCGACGACCTGTCGGTTCTGTCACAGGGTGACGACACACTACGCAGACACACAGCAGCGCGGGGAGGCCCGCGGACAAGGGGACGGGTAAGGCATGACGGTGGTGCAGCAGCACGACGATCTCGTCGCGCAGCGCCGCAGCCACGCCGCCTGGAAGTTGCTCGCGGCCGACAACGCGCCGCTCATCATCGGCTTCGGCCGCCGGGCGGAACGCACCCGCGACCACACCGGGGGTGTCCTGCGCGCGCTCGGCATCACCGTGGAGGCTCTCCCGTGATCGACCCGGACGCACTGCGCCGCCTACGCGCCGACCGCGGCCTCTCCCAGCGCCGCCTGGCCGCCGCGATCGGCGTCGACCCGCTCACCGTGAAACGGCTGGAGGACGGCGCCGACGCCGGCGACCTCCCCCTGCGCGTCCTCGAACGCCTCAGCCACGTCCTCGGTGCGCCGGTGGGTCAGCTGCTCCGTCAGGACGAGGGAACCGACGACGGTGTGGACCTCACCGCAGCAGTTGGTGCCGCACTACTGGCCCACGGGCACACCACCATGACCACCCTCGCGGCCACGCGGGACGCAACGGTGGACGACGTCGCAACTGCGGTCAGCGCGCTCGGTGCGCCCTTGTCGGGTGCCGGCTTGGACGTCGCCCGGCACCACGACGAGGTCTCGCTCGTCTCGCACGTGCCCACGCCCCACGCGGTGGCCGCGGCCCGGCCCCTCACCCTCGCGGAGGCCCGGCCGCTGCGCCGTATCCACCGTGGCGAGGACGTCCGCCGGAAGCTGTCCAAGCCCGACCGCGAGTTCATCCTCCCGGCGCTCCTGCGTCGCGGCCTTGTTGCCGATGACGGAGCCGGTCCGGTCTGCACCCCGGGGGTCGCCGCGTCCCTGGACCTTCGTACTCGGTGACAGGGTTGCCGCAGGACGCCCACGGCGCCTCGTCAGGCGGCCGCTGCCGCCGCTCGCGTGCTGCGGTCAGAGCGAGCGCGGCGCACGCGGTAGAACCAGCTGGGGACACGCGCCGCGCTTGAGCGGGTCAGAAAGACGGAATCCTGGAAGCTGCGACAGAGGTCCAGCGTCGCCAGCTTGGGATCATGTCGAGTTTCCTCGACGGAGCGCTCCACACGTCGCTCGACCGTCTCGCCCGTCCTCGCGCTCTGCAAGTGGTCGAACGCAAGCTCCGTCGCATCAAGGAAGGCCGGTGCGCAGGGCAAGAAGATCGCCACCAGGTACTCCGCCAGTAGCAAGTCCTGAAGGACAGCGACGAAAACGCCAACGAGGAGCCACACCGTCTCCGTCGCCAGCAGAAAGACAGCGTAAGCCTGCCGGTCCTTCCGAGACCAGGACAGAGCTTGTCGCTGGCACAACAGGACATCCGTTGGATACGGCACACCGGTGAGATCGATGGTGAACCAGGTGGTGTAATGCCTCTCGCGGCGTTCGTTGAGGGGAAGATGACCCGCGTCGGTCGTCATGTCGACGGTCAGCGGACGATTTCCACACAGTGGCTCGTTCCAGTCCAAGCCGAACAGCTTGACGTCGTAGAGCTCATGCATGGCAACCGCGCGGCTGTAGTGCGCACGCTCCAGGCGCTGCAGCAGGGTGCGGCCAATGACCAGCCACCCGGCCGATACGGCGGCGATGAGATCGGCCTCATCACGCCCAGCCCCCAGTGAGAGGAACGGCGCGACGCCCGCGAACGCCAGGGTTCCCGCTAGGCGCGCGATCCGCCAACGCTGCGCGACCTTGTAGCGGTAGCTGTACGCACGCAGGCGCTCAAGATGCGGGGGCTCGTTCTGCCGCAACGTCAGGTCGCTCAGCTGGCCGACAGCGGCGGGGCCGACCGCAGGGGGGCGACCGGTCACGACTTGGCGAACAGCGGTCCGAGCAGGCGCCGCCAGGCGGCCAGGGCGTCGCCGGTCTTGCCCTGCTGGTCCAGCATGAGGGCCCGGGTGCAGCTCTTCTCGGCGGAGAGGAGGGCCGCTCGAGCCGTCGCCATATTGGTCGGATCGGCATCAAGCTCGTCGCTGACGTCGGGACCGACACCGGCGGGATCGGGCCAGACCTCGTCGATGCGACGGGCCGCCTCAGCGAAGAAGCCGCGCAGTTCACGGGAGTAGGTTCCGCCCCAGGTGCCGGACAGGATGCCCAGAGCCATGACCTCGATGAGAAACGAGGGCTGGACCGGGCTCCCCGCCTGCTCGTTCCACTTCTTCAACATCTTGACGAGGGGCTTCCAGTTCCCGCCGTAGTCCTTGTTGGCCTGGGTCGCCTTGCTCGCGTGCACCGTCGGATCCGTCCGGATCCACTTTCCTGTGAAGTCGTCGGGGATGAGGTAGGCGCCGCGGTCGTCGAATGCCGGGACGACGTCAAAGCTCATGACCTCGTCCGTTGTGTCGTCGACAACCTGGGCGCCGAAGTCGATGCGTACGGCAAGCCGGTCTGTGTGTGTGCGACCCGGGTAGTGCGGCTCGAGAACACCATGAACGACGTCAAGCACCCGGCGTGGGTGCTTGCTCAGGTAGGTGCGGTCTTCCAGGACTACGAAGATGTCAACGTCGCGGAGCGGCTTGGTCTTCGTCTCCCGTCGGTACGAACCGCTGAGGAAGTCACGACTAATGGCAAGATCAGACGCGTCGAGGTGGGCGCGGATGCGCTGTTGGCGCCGGCTGGCGTTCGTCTCCTCGCCCTGCGTGGCCTCAAGGCGGCTACGGAACTTGGTGAACGCCTCGTTGACGCTGATCACGCTGTTCTCCCGTAGTAGCTGAGATCTGCGCCGAGCGCCCCTCCGGTGATCGAGGTGCCGAGGGAGTGCCGCGTGAACCCGGTTGTGCTCCGCAGCGTGGTGTCGCTCCACCCGTCGACGGCGGGGTAGCCAAACGCGGCATCTGCTACCACGCGGTAGTTGCAGCGGACTGCGCTCACTCCAGCCTTCTTCAGGGCGAAGGCCACAGCGTCGCTGTCGAGCCAGAGGTCACCGTCACCATCGGGTGAGTACCCGTAGTCGATCGTGAAGTCGAACCGGGCCACCAGTCCACGCGGGACGGCGGATCCAGCGGTGTAGATTTCCAGGACCAAAGCGGACAGGTGGCCAGTGCCGAGCCACGTCGCGACGCCGCGCTCCATGACCTCCCAGTTGCCGATCAGGTTGTCGGCCGGCAGACCGGCGCCGGTGACGAGCCGCTTGATGCTCCGGAGCAGGTTGTTGGCCACGAACGTCGTGGCGTGCGTGTAGGTCGAGACGCTGACCCTGGTGCTCATCAGAACCCCCCGTTGAGGTCGATGACGATCCCCCCGAGCTCGCGGGGGGAGGCAGCCGCGGCGCCGATGGGCTTGGCGAGCTCCCCGCCGACTCCGGCGTCGAGGGCTCGGACGGTGACCCCGGGGGCACCAGCGAGCGCCTGCTGCGCAGCGGCGAGGTCGTCAGGGCCGCAGGGCAGGGATAGGGTCCAGCCGGGCGCGTGGGTGGGATGCACCGGTAGGGCGGTCTCATTAAGATCATCGTCAACCGCGGACTCGCCGTGGACGGTGTAGATGCGTACCCGGGGGCCTGTCGCGGGAACGACGACGATTGGACCCGTCGCCGTGTACTCCTCTGCGATCAGCAGACTCGCCACGTTGGCCGCCGCCGCGAGCGTGGTGTGCGCGGTGGTGCCAGAGGGGGCGAGGAGATCGACGATGAGCCGCCAGGTGTCGCCCGCAGTCCGCGCCGGGATGCTGGCTACGCGGCGGGCCAGGACGGTCACCGCTGCACCCCTCGCAGCGTCGCCAGCAGCGCCTCCACGGTCAGTCGCCCGGGATGCCCCCCGGCCATCGGGTCGTAGGCGCAAGCCTCGGCCACGGCTTTGCGCAGCTTGCGACCGTCGAGCTCATCGCTCGCCTCGGCAGCGGCCTGCAGCGTCCGAGGGGAGGTCAGCTCAGGCGACGCAGGGAACGCCGCTGCGAGCGCAGCAAGGGTGTGACCGAGGATGACCCGGCGAGCAGCGAGGTCGGGCAGCGGCACCTGGACCAACAGGTCGGCACGCGACGCTAGCGCCGGGTCCAGGGCCTCGGCGTAGTTGGTCGTGGCCAACAGCAGCAAGTCGGGATGTCTGCGGGCAAGCGCGTCGAGGGCAACCAGGCCAGCATCGACGGCCCGGTGCACGTCGATGGGGTTGGCGTCCATCGACAGCTGGGAGCGGTCAGTGAACAGCGTCTCCACCTCGTCCAGCAGGACGACAGTCGGGCCCATCTCTGCTTGTTCAGCGATGACGACGTTGAAGAGCTGATGGACGCTCTTCTGGCTCTTGCCGAGTGCCGAACTCGCGAGGGCATGCGGGTCGACCTCGAGGAAGGCCCACGGCGGCCGGCCGGCGAGCCTGATGGATCGGGCCACTCGGTCAGCCAGACCGCGCGCCAGGGTGGTCTTCCCCACTCCGGGCGGACCGCTCAGCAGTACGACCCCGTGCAGAGGAACGTCCGTGAAGGCGACCTCGCTCCGGATTCGCACAGCGGCGGCGGCCTGCCGAACGAGGCGCTCCTTGACGTCGTCGCCGAGGATGATCGCGTCCCAGTCCCGGAGGAACGCGTCGTCGGGGAGCAATCGAGCATCGGCGAGACCGGGGGTGGCTTCGGGATTGGGGATTTGGCGGGGAACGTGGGCGAGTGCTGCGGTCATGGTGACCTCCCGGGGGCAGGGGAAGGACTGGCGGCTTGGCGGTACCGGCCTGGGCAGGCGGCACTCGGCCCTCGGTGAGGAGCCGAGTGCCGCCCCCAGATCAGTTCTTCAATGTCCCGGTTGGCCGAGTCGGGGACATTGCGGTCCGGACTCAGGACATTGCTGTCCCGGTATGCGCGGACGTTTCCTGGCCGACTACATCAGCTGCAGCCGCTGGTGGAGCCGCAGCCCTCGCAGACGTAGCAGCTGCCGGCCGGGCGCATCTTCGTGCCGCAGGTCATGCACAGCGGCGCGTCGGTCGCGGTGCCGGTGACCAGCTCGAACAGCTCGGCCGAGGAGTGCACCTCGGTGACCGGCTTGTCGGCCCGGGCGGCCGGCGCCGGCCTGACCGGCGCCTCGGTCGGCACCGACCCGCGCAGCGCCTCGACGTCGACCTCCTCCTCGACCGCCGCGGTCGAGGCCGAGGTGCCGTAGCCGGACACCTGGGCGGCCCGCTCCTCGGCGGTGAAGATGCCGAGGTCGGCCCGCTTCTCCAGCGGCAGGTGGTCCAGCGCCAGCCGGCGGAAGATGTAGTCCATCACCGACTGGGCGATCCGGATGTCCGGGTCGTCGGTCATGCCGGCCGGCTCGAAGCGCATGTTGGTGAACTTCTGGATGTAGGTCTCCAGCGGCACCCCGTGCTGCAGCGCGATCGACAGCGAGATGGAGAAGGCGTCCATGACCCCGGCCAGGGTCGAGCCCTGCTTGCCGAGCTTGAGGAAGACCTCGCCCAGGCTTCCGTCGTCGTACAGCCCGGCGGTCATGTAGCCCTCGGCGCCGGCGACGCTGAACGACGTCGTCATGCTCTGCCGCTTCTTCGGCAGCCGGCGGCGCACCGGCTGCGAGGCCGTGGCCACCGGGGCGGCGGTCTCGACCCTGGTCTCGGCCTTCTTCGCCTTGGCGTCGGACAGCGGCTGGCCGACCTTGCAGTTGTCGCGGTAGATGGCCAGCGCCTTGAGGCCCAGCTTCCAGCCCTGGAAGTAGATGCCCTCGACGTCCTCGACGGTCGCCGTCTCCGGCATGTTGACCGTCTTGCTGATCGCGCCGGAGATGAACGGCTGCACCGCGGCCATCATCCGCACGTGGCCCAGCGGGGAGATGGCCCGCTCGCCCATCGCGCAGTCGAAGACCTCGTAGTGCTCCGGACGCAGGCTGGGGGCGTCGACGACGTGGCCGTGCTCGGCGATGTACTCGACGATCGCCTCGATCTGCTCGTCCTGGTAGCCCAGGCTGCGCAGCGCCCGCGGGACCGTCTGGTTGACGATCTGCATCGACCCGCCGCCGACCAGCTTCTTGTACTTGACCAGTGAGAAGTCCGGCTCGATGCCGGTCGTGTCGCAGTCCATCATGAAGCCGATGGTCCCGGTGGGGGCCAGCACGGAGGCCTGCGCGTTGCGCCAGCCGACCTCCCCGCCGATCTCCAGGCAGGCCTGCCACTCGGCGGTGGCGGCCTTGAGCACGTCGGCGTCGTCGGCGCCGACCGGGCGGATCGCGTCGTTGGCCGCGCAGTGCTTGCGCATCACCCGGGCGTGGGCGTCGGCGTTGCGGGCGTAGCCGTCGTAGGCGCCCACGATGCCGGCCAGCTCCGCCGAGCGGCGGTAGGCGGTGCCGGTCATCAGCGAGGTGATCGCCGCGGCGAGGGTCTGCCCGCCGCGGGAGTCGTAGGCGTGACCGGTGGCCATGAG
This window of the Geodermatophilus sp. DSM 44513 genome carries:
- a CDS encoding CBASS oligonucleotide cyclase, producing MISVNEAFTKFRSRLEATQGEETNASRRQQRIRAHLDASDLAISRDFLSGSYRRETKTKPLRDVDIFVVLEDRTYLSKHPRRVLDVVHGVLEPHYPGRTHTDRLAVRIDFGAQVVDDTTDEVMSFDVVPAFDDRGAYLIPDDFTGKWIRTDPTVHASKATQANKDYGGNWKPLVKMLKKWNEQAGSPVQPSFLIEVMALGILSGTWGGTYSRELRGFFAEAARRIDEVWPDPAGVGPDVSDELDADPTNMATARAALLSAEKSCTRALMLDQQGKTGDALAAWRRLLGPLFAKS
- a CDS encoding S-4TM family putative pore-forming effector, which encodes MTGRPPAVGPAAVGQLSDLTLRQNEPPHLERLRAYSYRYKVAQRWRIARLAGTLAFAGVAPFLSLGAGRDEADLIAAVSAGWLVIGRTLLQRLERAHYSRAVAMHELYDVKLFGLDWNEPLCGNRPLTVDMTTDAGHLPLNERRERHYTTWFTIDLTGVPYPTDVLLCQRQALSWSRKDRQAYAVFLLATETVWLLVGVFVAVLQDLLLAEYLVAIFLPCAPAFLDATELAFDHLQSARTGETVERRVERSVEETRHDPKLATLDLCRSFQDSVFLTRSSAARVPSWFYRVRRARSDRSTRAAAAAA
- a CDS encoding HORMA domain containing protein; the protein is MSTRVSVSTYTHATTFVANNLLRSIKRLVTGAGLPADNLIGNWEVMERGVATWLGTGHLSALVLEIYTAGSAVPRGLVARFDFTIDYGYSPDGDGDLWLDSDAVAFALKKAGVSAVRCNYRVVADAAFGYPAVDGWSDTTLRSTTGFTRHSLGTSITGGALGADLSYYGRTA
- a CDS encoding vitamin B12-dependent ribonucleotide reductase, producing the protein MTETEDRLSGRTRRTAKAPTRGRGLKVKRVFTTAGVHPYDEVTWERRDVVMTNWRDGSVNFEQRGVEFPAEWSINATNIVTTKYFRGAVGTPQRETSLRQLIDRVVLTYGAAGREHGYFASEGDAEVFEHELAWMLLHQYFSFNSPVWFNVGTAAPQQVSACFILAVDDTMDSILNWYREEGLIFKGGSGAGLNLSRIRSSKELLSSGGTASGPVSFMRGADASAGTIKSGGATRRAAKMVVLDIDHPDIEEFIETKAREEDKIRALRDAGYDMDLGGRDITSVQYQNANNSVRVSDEFMRAVEDGTPFGLRARMDGSVIETVDAKALFRKVTQAAWECADPGIQYDDTINDWHTNPETGRINASNPCSEYMSLDNSSCNLASLNLMKFLRDDGTFDSRNFVKAVELVITAMDISICFADFPTDPIGDTTRAYRQLGIGYANLGALLMATGHAYDSRGGQTLAAAITSLMTGTAYRRSAELAGIVGAYDGYARNADAHARVMRKHCAANDAIRPVGADDADVLKAATAEWQACLEIGGEVGWRNAQASVLAPTGTIGFMMDCDTTGIEPDFSLVKYKKLVGGGSMQIVNQTVPRALRSLGYQDEQIEAIVEYIAEHGHVVDAPSLRPEHYEVFDCAMGERAISPLGHVRMMAAVQPFISGAISKTVNMPETATVEDVEGIYFQGWKLGLKALAIYRDNCKVGQPLSDAKAKKAETRVETAAPVATASQPVRRRLPKKRQSMTTSFSVAGAEGYMTAGLYDDGSLGEVFLKLGKQGSTLAGVMDAFSISLSIALQHGVPLETYIQKFTNMRFEPAGMTDDPDIRIAQSVMDYIFRRLALDHLPLEKRADLGIFTAEERAAQVSGYGTSASTAAVEEEVDVEALRGSVPTEAPVRPAPAARADKPVTEVHSSAELFELVTGTATDAPLCMTCGTKMRPAGSCYVCEGCGSTSGCS
- a CDS encoding AAA family ATPase gives rise to the protein MTAALAHVPRQIPNPEATPGLADARLLPDDAFLRDWDAIILGDDVKERLVRQAAAAVRIRSEVAFTDVPLHGVVLLSGPPGVGKTTLARGLADRVARSIRLAGRPPWAFLEVDPHALASSALGKSQKSVHQLFNVVIAEQAEMGPTVVLLDEVETLFTDRSQLSMDANPIDVHRAVDAGLVALDALARRHPDLLLLATTNYAEALDPALASRADLLVQVPLPDLAARRVILGHTLAALAAAFPASPELTSPRTLQAAAEASDELDGRKLRKAVAEACAYDPMAGGHPGRLTVEALLATLRGVQR
- a CDS encoding threonine/serine dehydratase encodes the protein MITRDDVEAARERTAGLVRRTPVTAVAAGDLTPDTPVLLKLEQLQHTGSFKARGALNRVLAAAGRGELGPAGVVAASGGNAGLAVAYAAARQGAAARVYVPTTAPAVKVARLRELGADVVGVGDRYALAYEAAVADAERTGALFCHAYDQPEVCAGQGTLALELLDQVDGGVDTVLVAVGGGGLMAGVAAALEGRARVVGVEPRTVGTFAAALAAGEPVDVPVSGVAADSLGATRLGAVAWAVAGRTGAGSVLVDDADVVAARLSLWEDHRLVVEHGAASVVAALRCGAYRPEPGERVVAVLCGANTAVADLTPEAPLR
- a CDS encoding helix-turn-helix domain-containing protein, which codes for MIDPDALRRLRADRGLSQRRLAAAIGVDPLTVKRLEDGADAGDLPLRVLERLSHVLGAPVGQLLRQDEGTDDGVDLTAAVGAALLAHGHTTMTTLAATRDATVDDVATAVSALGAPLSGAGLDVARHHDEVSLVSHVPTPHAVAAARPLTLAEARPLRRIHRGEDVRRKLSKPDREFILPALLRRGLVADDGAGPVCTPGVAASLDLRTR
- a CDS encoding MFS transporter, giving the protein MLWRGRSELPREVGILAVVAFVVALGFGIVAPAIPLYVRDFGVGTTAVGLAVSAFAFFRFVSAFGGGSLVERFGERTVLSAGLTIVAVTTGLAGLATGFPLFLALRAAGGVGSAMFTVAALSLLLRVAPPSHRGRAAATWQGGFILGGIAGPAAGGLLAELSPRLPFFLYAGFLLLAGSVAMVLLRPSATRREQAAGTASGPEPDPVPLGTALRSRVYLAALVANLGVGWVLFGVRNSLVPLYVTEELGRTVAWAGAGLLAGSVAQALGLLRSGALADTWGRRPALVLGASLATASTAALVAPPALWVFLLSMAAFGLGASFLASVPAALVADVSPARGGRVVAVFQMSADLGAIVGPLAAGWLTDVASYQVAFAVTTGVLAAGLLAALALPRAGRPAAGG